One genomic region from Bacilli bacterium encodes:
- a CDS encoding HK97 family phage prohead protease, with the protein MKKETRIAEVRLEETDDKMILEGYAIVYDEPTLIGDESYGFIESISRSAITDAAIKDVPMKYNHMDSFLIIARTKNGSLTLTSDDVGLKVRAELLDTQSNQDIFKMVKSGLLDKMSFAFVVSEQEWNRDGDIPKRTIRKIERLYDVSIVDTPAYDKTSIYARSLEAMDLELKTMDLAEKNMKAELIRRKLNLKIKIGE; encoded by the coding sequence ATGAAGAAGGAAACCAGAATAGCAGAAGTTAGGCTAGAAGAAACTGATGACAAGATGATCTTAGAGGGTTATGCGATCGTTTATGATGAACCCACTTTAATAGGTGATGAATCCTATGGGTTTATCGAAAGCATTAGTAGAAGTGCAATCACTGATGCAGCAATCAAAGATGTGCCAATGAAGTATAACCACATGGACTCATTTTTAATCATCGCTCGAACTAAAAACGGCTCACTTACTTTAACAAGTGATGATGTCGGATTAAAGGTTAGAGCTGAGTTACTAGATACACAAAGCAATCAAGATATTTTTAAGATGGTCAAATCAGGCTTGTTGGATAAGATGAGCTTTGCATTTGTTGTAAGTGAACAGGAATGGAATCGTGATGGTGATATTCCAAAAAGAACTATCAGAAAGATTGAACGTTTATATGATGTTTCAATCGTTGACACACCCGCTTATGATAAGACTTCGATTTATGCTCGTTCTTTAGAGGCTATGGACTTAGAACTAAAGACTATGGATTTAGCAGAGAAAAATATGAAGGCTGAGCTTATAAGAAGA
- a CDS encoding phage portal protein produces the protein MAIFKRKKKLGSAESFKFINEINLPLTSFGTNISKSDVVKVAIDRIASQCAKLKPRYIKKANDKTVTEKSGKLSFILKHQPNEVMTPYQFIYMVITTLLMNDNAFIYPMFDGSTGEIKALYPLKPSIVEPIIDSGGSYYLKFSFDREESFTIPYENIIHIKRFYHTNQIFGGSGSKGDQEALLKTIQINENVLQGIDNALKSSMQIKGLLKMSAMLSETDKKKQLESFNEILKESIRNKGSSIIPVDLKGDYVPLTTDPKLIDKDTLEFLQSKILDYFGVSVPIFHSKYTEDEFNSFYEQTIEPLAIQMSEAFSLGLLTQNEIMRGEEIIFYSERLQYASWNTKVTAIEKLMGLGIMSLNESRGLLGLEPVENGDRRLQSLNYVDATKANEYQVGKDDLNEGNN, from the coding sequence ATGGCCATATTTAAACGAAAGAAAAAACTGGGCTCAGCTGAGTCCTTTAAATTTATCAACGAAATTAATCTACCACTTACAAGCTTTGGTACTAATATCTCTAAATCTGATGTTGTAAAGGTTGCTATTGATAGGATAGCAAGTCAGTGTGCAAAACTAAAACCACGATATATAAAGAAAGCGAACGATAAGACAGTTACGGAGAAATCTGGCAAACTGTCTTTTATTTTAAAGCATCAACCGAATGAGGTCATGACTCCTTACCAATTTATTTATATGGTGATTACGACACTACTCATGAACGACAATGCATTTATCTATCCTATGTTTGATGGTTCAACCGGTGAAATCAAAGCACTATATCCACTTAAACCGTCCATCGTTGAGCCAATCATAGATTCAGGTGGTAGTTACTATTTAAAGTTCAGCTTTGATAGAGAAGAATCCTTCACGATTCCATATGAGAACATTATTCATATTAAAAGGTTTTACCATACGAATCAGATCTTTGGTGGTTCGGGTTCTAAAGGTGACCAAGAAGCACTCTTAAAAACAATTCAAATTAATGAGAATGTGCTTCAAGGAATTGATAACGCACTTAAGAGTTCCATGCAGATTAAGGGACTTCTTAAAATGAGTGCTATGTTAAGTGAAACAGATAAGAAAAAACAACTTGAATCATTTAACGAGATACTCAAAGAGTCCATTAGAAATAAAGGCAGTTCAATTATTCCTGTCGATTTAAAAGGTGATTATGTACCTTTAACAACAGATCCAAAGTTAATTGATAAAGACACCTTAGAGTTTTTACAATCAAAAATCCTAGATTACTTTGGTGTATCAGTTCCAATCTTTCATTCCAAATATACAGAAGATGAGTTCAACTCATTTTATGAACAAACCATCGAGCCTTTAGCCATTCAAATGTCTGAGGCTTTTTCTTTAGGCTTGCTTACTCAAAATGAAATCATGCGTGGTGAAGAGATTATCTTTTACAGTGAAAGACTTCAATACGCATCTTGGAACACAAAGGTTACAGCGATTGAAAAGCTCATGGGGTTAGGCATTATGTCACTGAATGAATCAAGAGGGTTGTTAGGACTTGAACCAGTAGAAAACGGTGATAGAAGATTACAATCACTCAATTACGTCGATGCTACTAAGGCAAACGAATATCAAGTAGGGAAGGATGATTTAAATGAAGGTAACAATTAA
- a CDS encoding terminase large subunit: MNYLLMYYNEIQKGKIKVGKELLTVLESLIKDMDNPRYTFDERPGNTRIEFIETFCKHTKSPFNGEPFILELWEKAVLQTAYGFKMADTNLRRFNEVLLLIARKNGKTTFIAGIDLAEFFLSKGGVDIVCASNTSEQANILFEEINNMREGSKALSNAKRSKKNIFHIYSPKTKNKIKKLSAQSRNKDGYNIEVGCIDEVHEMTDSKVYDAIKQSQSTKEEPLIFIITTEGNTVGGFLDSKLDYVRKMIKGEIHDERVLPWLYTQDSINEIYEDKSTWQKSNPSLGTVKTYSYLEDLMNKSRHDLATRVTMLCKDFNVKQLEQGSWLTYNDLNNETTYDINELRNSYAIGGVDLSSTTDLTVALLLLIKDGKKYVIPQFFMPSEVIKRRKEEDNVPYDIWVQRGLITVTEGNQNDFTLVTQWFLTMIRTYEIRPLWVGYDPWNSQYWTKEMEDLGFEMEKVRQGIYSLSEPMKQLEADLKNGNVIYNNNPIMKWNLSNTQAKIDINGNIQPSKLGSKYKRIDGAVALIIAYAVLNRYKLEYENML; the protein is encoded by the coding sequence ATGAACTATTTATTAATGTATTACAATGAGATTCAAAAGGGCAAAATAAAAGTTGGTAAAGAATTACTAACAGTCCTTGAATCACTTATTAAAGATATGGATAATCCTAGATACACTTTTGATGAACGTCCTGGAAATACACGAATCGAGTTTATAGAAACTTTCTGCAAACATACTAAAAGTCCATTTAACGGAGAACCATTTATTCTTGAACTTTGGGAGAAAGCAGTACTTCAAACTGCTTATGGATTTAAAATGGCAGATACTAATTTAAGAAGATTCAATGAAGTATTATTGTTGATTGCTAGAAAGAATGGTAAGACAACATTCATTGCAGGTATTGATTTAGCTGAGTTTTTCTTATCTAAAGGTGGAGTTGATATCGTATGTGCATCTAATACATCTGAACAAGCGAATATCCTATTTGAAGAAATCAATAACATGAGAGAAGGTTCAAAAGCTCTATCGAATGCAAAAAGAAGTAAAAAGAATATCTTTCATATTTACTCGCCAAAAACGAAAAACAAGATAAAAAAACTATCTGCACAATCTAGAAACAAGGATGGCTACAATATAGAGGTTGGATGTATTGATGAGGTTCATGAAATGACTGATTCGAAAGTCTATGATGCCATCAAGCAAAGTCAATCTACCAAAGAAGAACCTTTGATTTTCATCATTACAACTGAAGGTAATACAGTCGGTGGTTTCTTAGATAGTAAACTTGATTATGTTAGAAAAATGATCAAAGGGGAGATCCACGATGAACGTGTACTTCCCTGGTTATATACTCAAGACTCAATTAATGAAATATATGAAGATAAAAGTACATGGCAAAAAAGTAACCCAAGCTTAGGTACTGTTAAGACTTACTCATATCTTGAGGATTTAATGAATAAATCCAGACACGACTTAGCAACACGAGTTACGATGCTTTGTAAAGACTTCAATGTTAAACAGTTAGAACAAGGATCATGGTTGACTTATAATGATTTAAATAATGAAACAACCTATGACATCAATGAGCTAAGAAACAGTTACGCTATTGGTGGTGTTGACTTATCATCAACAACCGACCTTACAGTTGCACTCTTATTATTAATTAAAGATGGTAAGAAGTATGTTATTCCACAATTTTTTATGCCAAGTGAAGTAATTAAACGTAGAAAAGAAGAGGATAATGTACCCTATGATATATGGGTTCAAAGAGGATTAATTACTGTAACTGAAGGTAATCAAAATGACTTCACACTTGTGACACAGTGGTTTCTAACAATGATAAGAACCTATGAGATTAGACCTTTATGGGTTGGGTATGATCCATGGAATAGTCAGTACTGGACTAAAGAAATGGAAGACTTAGGTTTTGAAATGGAGAAGGTCAGACAAGGGATTTATTCTTTATCAGAACCAATGAAACAATTAGAAGCTGATCTAAAAAATGGTAATGTGATCTACAACAATAATCCAATTATGAAATGGAACTTATCAAATACACAAGCTAAGATTGATATCAATGGAAACATTCAACCATCAAAACTTGGAAGTAAATATAAAAGGATTGATGGAGCTGTAGCACTCATCATCGCCTATGCAGTTCTTAATCGATATAAACTTGAATATGAAAACATGTTATAA
- a CDS encoding HNH endonuclease codes for MKKPKELHRFYKSKAWFIARNIKTNATQGKCERCGAVGEEVHHKIRLTTENVVDSNISINQDNLELLCRDCHNDEHGRFKKKEVLFDEDGNFIP; via the coding sequence ATGAAGAAACCAAAAGAGCTTCACAGGTTCTATAAATCGAAGGCTTGGTTCATTGCTCGCAATATCAAAACAAACGCCACACAGGGCAAGTGTGAGCGATGTGGTGCCGTAGGTGAAGAGGTCCATCACAAGATAAGACTAACAACAGAAAATGTCGTTGATAGTAACATTAGCATAAATCAAGACAACCTAGAGTTGTTATGTAGAGATTGTCATAATGATGAGCATGGAAGGTTTAAAAAGAAAGAAGTTCTATTTGATGAAGATGGTAATTTTATACCTTGA
- the metK gene encoding methionine adenosyltransferase: MQVITSESVFSGHPDKVCDQISDAILDAILVQDKNARVAVETAIKDDFVFVFGEVTTTAKVDYKEVAINKLKEIGYDETFNVLEKISRQSPDIALGVDSTESHEQGAGDQGIMFGYACIETKELMPLPIMLANQISKVMDKARKEKYSNIFGPDGKCQVSVEYEKGKPKKVKTIVVSAQTKEWVTREQYEGIIINEVLTKVLDEKTIKEAVILINPTGEFVIGGPYADSGLTGRKIIVDTYGGYAKHGGGAFSGKDVSKVDRSGAYYARFVAKAIVRANLADRCEVQLGYVIGISNPVSIHINTFNTGVISDEAIQELVSKIFDFRPSMIRKELLLDEVKYQDLAKYGHCGREDLNVAWESVDLKAKQLRKLYEETKRASQVL, translated from the coding sequence ATGCAAGTAATAACAAGCGAATCAGTGTTTAGTGGACATCCAGATAAGGTTTGTGACCAAATCAGCGATGCAATTCTAGATGCTATATTAGTACAAGATAAAAACGCAAGAGTAGCAGTTGAAACAGCCATCAAGGATGATTTCGTATTTGTCTTTGGTGAGGTTACAACAACTGCAAAAGTTGATTATAAAGAAGTAGCAATTAACAAACTAAAAGAAATAGGATACGATGAAACATTTAATGTCCTAGAGAAGATTAGTAGACAATCACCTGATATTGCACTTGGTGTTGATTCAACTGAATCACACGAACAAGGTGCAGGTGATCAAGGGATCATGTTTGGCTATGCATGTATTGAAACAAAAGAATTAATGCCGTTACCAATTATGCTAGCAAATCAAATCTCTAAAGTAATGGATAAAGCTAGAAAAGAAAAGTATTCAAACATCTTTGGTCCTGATGGTAAATGTCAGGTTTCAGTTGAATATGAAAAGGGTAAACCGAAGAAGGTAAAAACAATTGTTGTTTCAGCCCAAACAAAAGAGTGGGTGACTAGAGAACAATACGAAGGTATCATCATCAATGAAGTACTAACAAAAGTACTAGATGAGAAGACAATCAAAGAAGCTGTTATTTTAATTAATCCAACAGGAGAATTTGTGATTGGTGGTCCATATGCAGATTCAGGTTTAACCGGTCGAAAGATTATTGTAGACACATATGGTGGATATGCAAAACATGGTGGTGGAGCCTTTTCTGGCAAAGACGTGAGCAAGGTTGATCGAAGTGGGGCTTATTATGCTAGGTTCGTAGCAAAAGCCATTGTAAGGGCAAATTTAGCGGACAGGTGCGAAGTTCAGCTTGGGTATGTGATTGGTATTTCTAATCCTGTAAGTATTCATATAAATACGTTCAATACAGGTGTTATTAGTGATGAAGCAATTCAAGAACTTGTAAGTAAGATATTTGATTTTAGACCTTCAATGATTAGAAAAGAATTATTACTTGATGAAGTTAAGTATCAAGACTTAGCTAAGTATGGTCACTGTGGAAGAGAAGATTTAAATGTTGCTTGGGAATCAGTAGACTTAAAAGCTAAGCAGTTAAGGAAATTATATGAAGAAACCAAAAGAGCTTCACAGGTTCTATAA
- a CDS encoding DNA modification methylase, whose amino-acid sequence MNIVMKKPSELLVYENNPRNNDTAVDAVANSIKEFGFKVPIVITSDNVIIAGHTRLKASLKLGLATVPCIVADDLTEGQIKAFRLADNKTAELATWDFSKLEEELSNIEMDMSVFGFEALEAEVPDNATDDDFDPSSELSETPYSKQGDIFELGSHRVMCGDSTDKESVEKLLDGQKVDMTFTDPPYNVDYEGTAGKIKNDKMGDESFYLFLFNAFKNIFDNTKPGGAIYVCHADTEGLNFRNAYKNAGFKLAECLIWVKNALVLGRQDYHWRHEPILYGWKEGAAHYFIDDRTQDTIWEYNKPKRNEEHPTMKPLELCGRAISNSSRVGEVVLDLFGGSGSTMIASDQLQRKSYLMELDERFVDVIVKRYLRHKGSIAECYLIRDGKKIELSSIDEFKNVLNDIEEVSK is encoded by the coding sequence ATGAATATAGTGATGAAAAAGCCATCGGAGTTGTTAGTATACGAAAACAACCCAAGAAATAACGATACTGCAGTCGATGCTGTGGCAAATAGTATCAAAGAGTTCGGATTCAAGGTTCCAATTGTAATTACGAGCGATAATGTAATTATTGCTGGACACACAAGGCTTAAAGCAAGCCTTAAACTAGGATTAGCAACTGTGCCTTGTATTGTTGCTGATGACCTCACAGAAGGGCAAATAAAAGCCTTTCGTTTGGCTGATAACAAGACGGCAGAGCTTGCTACATGGGACTTTTCTAAACTCGAAGAAGAATTATCAAATATCGAAATGGATATGAGTGTCTTTGGATTTGAAGCATTAGAGGCTGAGGTTCCTGATAATGCAACAGATGATGATTTTGACCCTTCAAGTGAATTGAGCGAAACACCGTACTCAAAGCAAGGAGATATATTTGAGTTAGGTTCTCATAGAGTCATGTGTGGTGATTCAACTGATAAAGAAAGTGTAGAGAAATTACTTGATGGACAAAAAGTAGACATGACATTTACCGATCCACCTTACAATGTTGATTATGAAGGTACAGCTGGGAAGATTAAGAATGATAAGATGGGAGATGAAAGTTTCTATCTTTTTCTTTTTAATGCGTTCAAGAACATCTTTGACAACACGAAACCTGGTGGAGCAATCTATGTTTGTCACGCTGATACGGAAGGTTTGAACTTTAGAAATGCGTATAAGAATGCAGGTTTTAAGTTAGCGGAGTGTCTTATTTGGGTAAAGAATGCATTAGTACTTGGTAGACAAGATTATCATTGGCGACATGAACCAATTCTTTATGGATGGAAAGAAGGTGCTGCTCATTATTTTATTGATGACCGCACGCAAGATACGATTTGGGAATACAACAAACCTAAACGAAATGAAGAACATCCAACGATGAAACCATTGGAACTTTGTGGAAGAGCAATTTCTAACTCATCAAGAGTTGGTGAAGTTGTTTTAGACTTATTTGGTGGTTCTGGATCAACTATGATCGCATCGGATCAGCTTCAAAGAAAATCTTACCTAATGGAACTTGATGAGCGATTCGTTGATGTTATTGTAAAAAGATACCTTAGACACAAAGGTTCGATTGCAGAATGCTACTTAATAAGAGATGGCAAAAAAATAGAACTCAGTTCAATTGATGAGTTCAAAAATGTATTAAATGATATTGAAGAAGTCTCAAAATAA
- the dcm gene encoding DNA (cytosine-5-)-methyltransferase: MLKVIELFAGVGSQTESLKEIGIEHEVVAISEIDKYASRAYELLHGNVNNLGDIKSIDELPKADLWTYSFPCTDISLAGAQKGFDKGSNTQSSLIWEVERLLNKAKDTNTLPSILLMENVKALVSKKFITEFDVWLKYLESLGYTNKYQVLNAKDYNTPQNRERVFLFSFKEDTDYQFPEKQELLLKLADLLEDKVDDKYFISIERINNFNDMTNRNGFIRGLTFKPHEITSPFAYTITTRSGARSTDNFIIVPEKTIRGYKEAEVGDGIYINRPHQKRGVVQKSKIQTLKTTVNDIGVVVNRDDLISIRKITPREAWRLMGWKDERIDLVIREFSDSQLYKMAGNGIVINVLKAMFEKLKIDGVIK; the protein is encoded by the coding sequence ATGTTAAAAGTAATTGAGTTGTTTGCAGGTGTTGGATCTCAAACTGAATCACTTAAAGAGATAGGCATCGAGCATGAAGTTGTAGCCATATCAGAGATCGATAAGTATGCATCAAGAGCATATGAGTTATTACATGGTAATGTTAACAATTTAGGAGATATTAAATCCATAGATGAGTTACCTAAAGCTGACTTGTGGACTTACTCGTTCCCATGCACGGACATTTCACTCGCAGGAGCACAAAAAGGATTCGATAAAGGTTCAAACACACAAAGTAGTCTGATATGGGAAGTTGAAAGACTACTTAATAAGGCAAAAGACACAAATACACTACCATCAATCCTACTCATGGAAAATGTAAAGGCACTCGTAAGCAAAAAGTTTATTACTGAGTTTGATGTATGGTTAAAGTATTTGGAATCATTAGGTTACACAAATAAATATCAAGTTCTAAACGCAAAAGACTACAACACTCCTCAAAATCGTGAGAGAGTGTTTTTATTTAGCTTTAAAGAAGATACTGACTATCAGTTTCCTGAAAAGCAAGAACTATTACTAAAACTAGCTGATTTGTTGGAAGACAAAGTTGACGACAAGTATTTCATATCGATTGAACGAATTAATAACTTCAATGATATGACGAACAGGAACGGATTTATTAGAGGTTTAACTTTTAAGCCGCATGAAATAACTAGTCCTTTTGCTTATACGATTACAACTCGTAGTGGAGCAAGGTCAACTGATAACTTCATCATTGTTCCTGAAAAAACAATTCGTGGATATAAAGAAGCAGAAGTTGGAGATGGTATTTATATCAATAGACCACATCAAAAACGTGGTGTTGTTCAAAAAAGTAAAATCCAAACACTAAAAACAACTGTGAATGACATTGGAGTAGTGGTTAATAGAGATGATTTAATATCTATTCGCAAAATTACACCTCGTGAAGCTTGGAGATTGATGGGGTGGAAAGATGAACGTATAGATTTAGTAATAAGAGAGTTTTCTGATTCACAACTCTATAAAATGGCTGGAAATGGAATAGTTATCAATGTACTTAAGGCAATGTTTGAAAAATTGAAGATAGATGGGGTAATAAAATGA
- a CDS encoding RusA family crossover junction endodeoxyribonuclease → MKIFLLIDPPKTTAQMQKIAMVNGKPRIYKPSKVLEARNILIKHLRPFKPKETIQGPVELKVTWLFPRGKKHKHNEWKVTKPDTDNLQKMLKDCMTELGFWKDDALVVKEIAEKIWSDEPTGIWINIEVLSKFKEEAG, encoded by the coding sequence ATGAAGATATTTTTACTAATTGATCCACCGAAAACGACAGCTCAAATGCAGAAGATAGCAATGGTAAATGGAAAACCTAGAATCTATAAGCCGTCAAAGGTTTTGGAAGCAAGAAATATACTAATCAAACATCTTAGACCTTTCAAACCTAAAGAAACGATACAAGGACCTGTTGAACTCAAAGTCACATGGCTATTTCCAAGAGGAAAAAAACATAAGCATAATGAATGGAAAGTAACAAAACCTGACACGGATAATCTGCAAAAGATGTTAAAAGACTGTATGACTGAATTGGGTTTTTGGAAAGATGATGCTTTAGTGGTTAAAGAAATAGCAGAGAAGATTTGGTCAGATGAACCGACTGGTATATGGATTAATATTGAAGTCTTAAGTAAGTTTAAGGAGGAAGCTGGATGA
- a CDS encoding AAA family ATPase — MDNNIIKALKNLDVSSLTYQEWINVGMALKAEGYDWNVWDDWSKNDSRYKPGECEKKWRTFTGSSTPITGGTIIQMAKDRGYVSFSFDGDGCLDWDSVIEYDGDGIVYEMPKCDTPVEQLTKYIKTLFKEDEYVSYCTNDVWQDKDGKLMPSKGAYDRTAKELLESLEKHPDDLGATVGDWKDECGAWIRFNPVDGKGIKNENITRFEYALVESDDLAISEQDATYRRLELPIACLVSSGGKSLHAIVKVNASDQEEYRRRVDFLYDYLEKNGLKVDKQNRNPSRLSRMPGVTRNGKQQTLIATNIGRKDWTEWMDFVEGINDELPSLTYLADELKHPIKLPEALIEGVLRVGHKMIVSGSSKAGKSVLLMELAISLACGGLWLNFKCKSSKVLYVNLEIDPASCINRFKTIMDAKGIDYKYADNIAIWNLRGHAIPMDKLVSKLIRRVKNQNYSAVIIDPIYKVITGDENKASDMGQFCNYFDRICSETGVSAIYCHHHSKGTQGQKKAQDRGSGSGVFARDPDAIIDLIQLDTTPEFILKNAANEFSTAWRVEGSLREFPNFKPVNIWFNYPVHVVDATGVLQSIYAEGSRDANLAKSGKRKQTKEDREEEFDDAFDAACMGKKSCTVKELAEYLDVTERTIQSRIKEFNDKYLCSKGEVFRK; from the coding sequence ATGGACAACAACATTATTAAAGCTCTTAAAAATCTAGATGTTTCATCCTTAACATATCAAGAATGGATTAATGTTGGTATGGCATTAAAAGCTGAAGGATATGATTGGAATGTTTGGGATGATTGGAGCAAGAATGACTCTCGATACAAACCAGGAGAATGTGAGAAGAAATGGAGGACCTTTACAGGGTCTTCCACTCCCATCACTGGCGGAACAATTATTCAAATGGCAAAGGATAGAGGATATGTTTCGTTTTCCTTTGATGGCGATGGATGTTTAGATTGGGATTCTGTAATTGAGTATGATGGTGATGGAATCGTATATGAAATGCCAAAATGTGATACACCAGTTGAACAGCTAACAAAGTATATAAAAACATTATTTAAAGAAGATGAATATGTGTCATACTGCACCAATGATGTGTGGCAAGACAAAGATGGAAAATTGATGCCTTCAAAAGGTGCTTATGATAGAACAGCAAAAGAACTGCTTGAAAGTTTAGAAAAACATCCTGACGATTTAGGAGCAACAGTAGGAGACTGGAAAGATGAATGTGGTGCTTGGATTAGATTTAATCCAGTTGATGGAAAAGGAATAAAGAACGAAAACATTACACGTTTTGAATATGCTCTTGTTGAGTCAGATGATTTAGCAATATCAGAACAAGACGCAACATATCGAAGACTTGAATTACCTATTGCTTGCTTAGTAAGTAGTGGTGGTAAAAGCCTACATGCAATCGTAAAAGTCAATGCGAGTGATCAAGAAGAGTATCGTAGAAGAGTCGACTTTCTTTATGACTATCTTGAAAAGAATGGATTAAAAGTCGATAAGCAAAATCGAAATCCATCACGACTATCTAGAATGCCTGGTGTAACAAGAAATGGAAAACAGCAAACATTAATTGCAACAAACATAGGTAGAAAAGACTGGACCGAGTGGATGGATTTTGTTGAAGGTATCAATGATGAACTACCAAGTTTAACGTACCTTGCTGATGAACTGAAACATCCTATAAAATTACCGGAAGCTTTGATTGAAGGTGTATTAAGAGTTGGACATAAGATGATTGTTTCAGGTTCATCAAAAGCAGGTAAATCCGTTTTACTTATGGAACTTGCTATATCACTTGCATGCGGTGGTTTATGGCTTAACTTTAAATGCAAAAGTTCAAAAGTGCTTTATGTGAATTTGGAAATTGATCCTGCATCATGTATCAACCGCTTTAAGACAATTATGGATGCAAAAGGTATCGATTATAAATATGCAGATAATATCGCAATATGGAATCTTCGCGGACATGCTATCCCAATGGATAAACTTGTTTCAAAACTTATTAGAAGAGTAAAGAATCAAAACTACTCTGCTGTGATAATTGATCCGATTTATAAAGTTATTACAGGTGATGAGAACAAAGCATCAGATATGGGACAATTTTGCAATTACTTCGACCGTATTTGCTCAGAAACAGGAGTGTCGGCTATTTATTGCCATCACCATTCTAAAGGCACACAGGGGCAAAAAAAAGCCCAAGACAGGGGGTCTGGAAGCGGAGTGTTTGCACGTGACCCAGATGCTATCATTGACCTTATTCAGCTTGATACTACACCAGAGTTTATTCTAAAAAATGCAGCGAATGAATTTTCAACAGCATGGAGAGTTGAAGGTTCACTACGTGAATTCCCTAATTTCAAACCAGTGAATATTTGGTTTAACTATCCAGTCCATGTGGTCGATGCAACAGGAGTACTACAAAGTATTTATGCTGAAGGTTCGAGAGATGCTAATCTCGCTAAGTCAGGAAAAAGAAAGCAAACAAAGGAAGACCGTGAAGAGGAGTTCGATGATGCATTTGATGCTGCGTGTATGGGAAAGAAAAGCTGTACAGTAAAAGAACTTGCTGAGTACTTAGATGTTACTGAAAGAACTATTCAATCAAGAATCAAAGAGTTTAATGATAAGTATTTATGCAGTAAAGGTGAGGTGTTTAGAAAGTGA